Proteins encoded within one genomic window of Streptomyces sp. NBC_01314:
- the argH gene encoding argininosuccinate lyase produces MSSNSGDVRLWGARFADGPAEALAKLSASVHFDWRLAPYDIAGSRAHARVLHKAGLLTEDELTRMTAGLNQLAADVASGEFVGTVADEDVHTALERGLLERLGPDLGGKLRAGRSRNDQVATLFRMCLRDHARTIGGLIADLQDALIGLAEAHPDTAMPGRTHLQHAQPVLFAHHVLAHAQSLSRDAERLRQWDERTAVSPYGSGALAGSSLGLDPEAVAKDLGFEHGSSANSIDGTASRDFVAEFAFITAMIGVNLSRIAEEVIIWNTKEFSFVTLHDAFSTGSSIMPQKKNPDIAELARGKSGRLIGNLTGLMATLKALPLAYNRDLQEDKEPVFDSIDQLEILLPAFTGMMATLTVHRERMEELAPAGFSLATDIAEWLVKQGVPFRVAHEVAGECVKAAEAENKELNDLTDDQFAKISSHLTPEVRTVLNVPGALASRNGRGGTAPSAVAIQLAEIKTDVAAQHAWATAKKS; encoded by the coding sequence GTGAGCAGCAACAGCGGTGACGTACGGCTCTGGGGCGCCCGTTTCGCCGACGGTCCCGCCGAGGCCCTGGCGAAGCTGTCGGCGTCCGTGCACTTCGACTGGCGGCTGGCCCCGTACGACATCGCGGGCTCCCGCGCCCACGCGCGCGTGCTGCACAAGGCGGGCCTGCTCACCGAGGACGAGCTGACCCGGATGACCGCGGGCCTGAACCAGCTCGCAGCGGACGTGGCGTCGGGCGAGTTCGTCGGCACCGTCGCCGACGAGGACGTGCACACCGCCCTGGAGCGCGGTCTCCTGGAGCGCCTCGGCCCCGACCTGGGCGGCAAGCTGCGTGCCGGCCGGTCCCGGAACGACCAGGTCGCGACCCTCTTCCGGATGTGTCTGCGGGACCACGCCCGGACGATCGGCGGCCTGATCGCCGACCTTCAGGACGCGCTGATCGGCCTGGCGGAGGCCCACCCGGACACGGCGATGCCCGGCCGCACGCACCTCCAGCACGCCCAGCCCGTGCTCTTCGCCCACCACGTCCTCGCGCACGCCCAGTCCCTGTCCCGGGACGCCGAGCGGCTGCGCCAGTGGGACGAGCGCACGGCCGTCTCTCCGTACGGCTCGGGCGCCCTCGCGGGCTCCTCGCTGGGCCTGGACCCGGAGGCGGTCGCCAAGGATCTCGGCTTCGAGCACGGCAGCTCGGCCAACTCCATCGACGGCACGGCGTCCCGTGACTTCGTCGCCGAGTTCGCCTTCATCACCGCGATGATCGGTGTGAACCTCTCCCGGATCGCCGAGGAGGTCATCATCTGGAACACGAAGGAGTTCTCCTTCGTGACCCTCCACGACGCGTTCTCGACGGGCTCGTCGATCATGCCGCAGAAGAAGAACCCGGACATCGCGGAGCTGGCGCGCGGCAAGAGCGGCCGCCTGATCGGCAACCTGACGGGCCTGATGGCGACCCTGAAGGCCCTGCCCCTGGCCTACAACCGCGACCTCCAGGAGGACAAGGAGCCGGTCTTCGACTCCATCGACCAGCTGGAGATCCTCCTCCCCGCCTTCACCGGCATGATGGCCACCCTCACCGTCCACCGCGAGCGCATGGAGGAACTGGCCCCCGCCGGCTTCTCCCTCGCCACCGACATCGCCGAGTGGCTCGTCAAGCAGGGCGTCCCCTTCCGTGTCGCACACGAGGTGGCCGGCGAGTGCGTCAAGGCCGCCGAGGCCGAGAACAAGGAGCTCAACGACCTGACGGACGACCAGTTCGCCAAGATCTCCTCCCACCTGACCCCCGAGGTCCGCACGGTCCTCAACGTCCCCGGCGCCCTCGCCTCCCGCAACGGCCGAGGCGGTACGGCCCCGAGCGCGGTGGCGATCCAGCTGGCGGAGATCAAGACGGACGTGGCGGCCCAGCACGCGTGGGCGACTGCCAAGAAGAGCTGA
- a CDS encoding aldo/keto reductase: protein MPFARLAAATTPTCHLGLGLAAVARPGYINLGRDADLGETRTVEALRTRTHELLDAAHAQGVRYFDVARSYGLSEEFLADWLRSRPDIGDIVVGSKWGYTYTADWTTDAEKHEVKDHSLQTYERQRAESAELLGDRLDLYQIHSVTPDSPALTDKELHARLAEAAAQGVTIGFSTSGPAQAEAIRTALAVTVDGEPLFRAVQSTYNALETSAAPALAEAHDAGLTVIVKEGMANGRLAGPHAPAALRSVAEQTGLGCDAVALAVVLRQPWAGVVLSGAATTTQLASNLHAAVVDLDDEQLTGLADLVEDPRTYWEKRGQLPWH, encoded by the coding sequence ATGCCCTTCGCCCGACTGGCCGCAGCGACAACCCCCACCTGCCACCTCGGACTCGGCCTCGCCGCAGTCGCCCGCCCCGGCTACATCAACCTCGGCCGCGACGCCGACCTCGGAGAGACCCGCACCGTCGAGGCCCTCCGCACCCGCACCCACGAACTCCTCGACGCCGCCCACGCCCAGGGCGTCCGCTACTTCGACGTGGCCCGCTCGTACGGCCTTTCGGAGGAGTTCCTCGCCGACTGGCTGAGGTCCCGCCCCGACATCGGCGACATCGTCGTTGGCAGCAAGTGGGGCTACACCTACACGGCCGACTGGACCACCGACGCCGAGAAGCACGAGGTCAAGGACCACAGTCTCCAGACGTACGAGCGGCAGCGCGCCGAGAGCGCCGAACTGCTCGGCGACCGGCTCGACCTCTACCAGATCCACTCGGTGACCCCGGACAGCCCGGCCCTCACCGACAAGGAACTCCACGCCAGGCTGGCGGAGGCCGCCGCCCAGGGCGTCACCATCGGCTTCTCCACCAGCGGTCCGGCCCAGGCGGAGGCCATCCGTACCGCCCTCGCCGTGACCGTGGACGGCGAACCCCTCTTCCGTGCCGTCCAGTCGACGTACAACGCGCTGGAGACCTCCGCGGCGCCCGCCCTCGCCGAGGCGCACGACGCCGGGCTCACCGTGATCGTCAAGGAGGGCATGGCCAATGGCCGGCTGGCCGGCCCGCACGCCCCGGCCGCGCTCAGGTCCGTCGCCGAGCAGACCGGGCTCGGCTGCGACGCGGTCGCCCTGGCGGTGGTCCTGCGACAGCCGTGGGCCGGCGTCGTCCTCTCCGGCGCCGCCACCACCACGCAACTCGCCTCCAACCTGCACGCGGCGGTCGTGGACCTCGACGACGAGCAGCTGACCGGCCTCGCGGACCTGGTCGAGGACCCGCGGACGTACTGGGAGAAGCGCGGACAGCTGCCCTGGCACTGA